The following DNA comes from Helicoverpa armigera isolate CAAS_96S chromosome 27, ASM3070526v1, whole genome shotgun sequence.
GGGCTACCAGAATTTtgcaaggagcgattgcctccTCAACtgaattacccgggcaacccctaaGTACGACTGGTTTTCATATTTACTTTCTTCTGACACCCTATCAAAGGCtatgtataattaaatattaccttttttatttttcagttttatattctCTAGTAATGCTGTATTGTCCACAAGCATTGTTACAACCATTAGATGATCTAAATGATGACACCACAACTCTTGTTAAAATATCTGAGGTATAAAACTATCAAATATTTCTATTACTTGTTATATTTTGACTTAAGTTTATAGTACTGACTTAGCAAGATTCCCCCTTGGTGCGGCACTGTTCGGCACAGGgcatgtatctcgtggtgtactcgctgtagcaaacagtaacacattgcgcgcgaacattactaacatctccgcgacactgcaaccgacgtgcgaacacatgctagctgtgcagttacattataatatcctaatgtgtaattttaatatgtaatgTTACTTTCAGGTATCAAACACTGAAATCACAGAAGTCAATAAACTAGAAGATATAACTGAAAAAACTTTGAAAGTAACTGAAATAATACAACAAATAgatgtaaaagaaaatggacaacaaataattaataaaataagtgatGTCGTTATAAATAATGACCCTATTACTGAAACAATTAAAGACACAAATGATgatttaaacaatataaatacagCAAGAAttagtaataatattaaaagtactGAAGATGTTGACAATACTTCATTATCTTGGAGATCAGATAAAcgtattaagaaaaaaatatcaaaagaaaGGCGTGCTCAAAACCCACCAGTTTCTTTAAGAGCTGAAAATACTAAGAATAGTGATGAATCTTCAAATAACACAGAAAGTGACGATCCTAATATATTCTTGGTAATAAATGGTGAAAACGTTAATAATATATCTCTCGACTCAAATGGTCTACAAATAAAAGCGGATATACTTATAAACCTCAAAGTTTCTGACTCCATATTATTAAACAAACTCATAAATATGACAAAAACCCCATACGATATTATTTCAAACTTACTACAGATAAacttaacaaatatatttttgtttttaaatccaGGTAACACTTCTAATACTCCCATGAATACTGTTAACAGTAGAATATCACATAATcctaatataaacaaaaataaagttaagaaacacaaaataatactcCCAACTGATGATGATCCTCCTATTGATATAAGATTCGGATCTGAAGATAATAACTCAATAACTActgacaaaaatacaaataacatatTACATATAACtgaaaaaccaaataaaaataaagataatctTTTAAGCAATATATTGCCTGGACCACTGTTAGACTTTGATTTACCTAAAATACCAGTAGACGGTATTTTTGGTGCAGCAGCCAACATTTTCAAtggatttaaatgaaatacgaTTGATCTTGAACGAAACAAAACTGACTATAATTGGTCTACTATTTGTACTACAAACTAATATTAAGTAAAGTAAgcctgtctgtcttttcttcaagcctgtgtgaaatttggtacagacatactttggaacttgagaaaggacatagcatagcttttattacaaaatataaaatttattccggacatataccgccatctattagtcaaaccaaaaatcggccggaagtcactattccacgcgaacgaagtcgcgggcaaaaccTAGTTTGTCGAGATTATAGTATATTAGACGAGAATATATAGAACAATTTTTTGTAAAGACCAGGAGGAGGAGACGAAGGTGTAATAGATATGGGTTCTCTAGAAGTATTTAGTGTGCTATTACTTTTGAAATTACAATTGCAGTTGTTATATGGGGATACAAAAGAGTTTGTCAGTGAATtgtttaagtatgtatgttaatttaattgtttgtcGATAAATTGTTattcttcaattgttttttatttatactctaTCTTAGCGTTAGCCAACGGTTATCTATGTCAAGTAAGAACTATTCCACGCACCCGGGTAAATAGCCTGCAGCCTTCATCGATAAATAGACTTACACTGAAAGATATTATGCTTGGAAGTCTATTTTTTTTCGGTATAATACcaactaaatacctgatctttgtaatgtgcgtggcttaacgctcaatccttctccgtgtgagaggaggccgcagcccagcagtgggacgatacaaaggctgtaacagttctGTTGAGGTTGAAAATTAAactcaatattaaaaaatgaaactttttatttacaactatttttcgcaccttcattttattttttggtcgACCTTTGGTTTACTTTTAATACAAATTcttccttaaaaatattaaaatacaataaataattattaatccTATTTCTATACAAAATACATTGGTCACAGTGCGaaagttatttcaaatattaatttaacaaatatatgtaaaataaaaataaatatttgaaaaatcagattctttttattgattgattgataaaaAATGATTGATGAAATCTGATGAATCGAGCAATCTTGGGACTTATGaaacatattgaaaaaaaaattaccctgccaaaataatcaaaaatgttAACTGCCCTactagaaaaattgcattgaaaaATTCTATATCTTCTCCACTTAAAAAAACTcttattttatctatttcttttttctaGCAGATTCCTCACTCCATCTCGATCTATCATTCAATTTTATCAATCATTTTATAAGTTGTAGATCTCAAAGTTTCATTACTAAgtaatgcatttatttatatacaaacaattatttatttattgaacaatctattacaaaataatttatttaaaatcaatatacttaagtttgtatttttttgtgtttttggcaCATACAACAATTTTGTCATAGACTCTGACAACTTACAAACTTGTGTGTTTATTTCAACGCGTGtatctccgaaactactagtcagattagaaaaattctttcaacatTGTAAAGCCCAATTATTAAAGAAGATTTTAAGCTATTTAACATATCTCTAGCACTTTTAGAAGCTGCGTAAATTGGGAAAATGTATAGGAAGTTATTTTGTAAGAGATTGTTCAGTAAAATGTCAAAGTACGCcgttattcattttgttcagCTGTCATATTTTTTAGCGATCAGACCAGTTTTCCTTTTAATTTTGCCGTGCAGCCATTTTGTGACATTGGAGAGCAAGACTGTGGAAGAAAAACATAATGTTAGTATGTAGtagtaattttatgtaaataacaatttagTGAATAGGGATTGGTCACAAGGTTAAGCAactcttgtcataacgagttcctccgtgttttggaaggcacgttaaattgatgggtctcgactgtcatttgaaaCGTCTTTTGCAGTCATGGAGGTCAATAGCCAGAAAGgctgacaaccagccttactCAAAGTATTTCGTTgtctaggtaactgggttgaagagatcaaaTAGGCTGTCTCTCCATATggcacactgatactcagctgcatacgattagactgggagccgaccccaacatagttggtaaaaggctcgaCAGATAGGTTCTACCAGCTACTCACTTCCAGAAGAATGGAAATTAGGACCTAGAGGTACAATCTTAACTGCTGTCattgctgtcattgaacatccttggcagtcgttacgggtagtcagaagccagtaagtctgacaccagtctaaccaaggggtattgggttgcccgggtaactgggttgagaaggtcagatagggcagtcgctccttgtggcacactggtactcagctacatccggttagactggaagccgacccaacatcgttggggaaaaggctcggaggatgaggtaCAATCTTAACTTACCTTCGTAACATCATCAAATTCAAATCCTTGACTGCAGTACATCTTCATAACTGTACCGCCTCCACAGAAATAGTACGATTCACATCCAGCCGGGTCCTTCACATTGCCATAAGTACCTACAGGACACATTATCTCTACCAATAGCTTAGTAGACTCTTCTATATCAATGTCCTGAGCATCCAGGGTTTCTGAAGTCCCATTTTGATTGAGGAACGACGAAGCTTGGGCTGATTTCCGAAGAGTACAACCTCCTTCGGCTATGAGGACGCAATTATTCTGGGAAAGAAATCATTTTATTGTAAGTGTGGTTCCACGACTTATCATATACAGAGTATGTCGTTcgcaatcacattaaatcctaccTATCGCATGTAgcttatgatattctatggcgaattgtaaaaaaataacctaatccattcagtggtttaaccacaggagtttTTGCagaggtttttataatttacatcatcatgtgtaaagcagagataaagttaagagtatcgaatgttttgaccagttgacagctgtcagttttcaagggacaATTTCAGTTGTTTCATAGTTGTTTGTATATGATTTTTATAtgatgttctaattttcgcacattttttttctactttctttgtttgaaaatatcattttataGCTCGGAATCTCCTTTTTTTGAGTCAGTTAAAGCACTAAAACCTTTTCCTGAATGTAACAAATACATTTCTGAAAACCGCATCCAAATTACTTCTACCAAATGCGATATAATCGcggacaaacatacatacatacaaacaggtcaaactgagaacctcttttttttttaagtcggttaaaaagtgctgatttgcAGCGTACTCTGAATACAtgactttttatatttcatCTTGAATTAGGTATACATTAATTTTTCTACATTTCCTTACCTGCACTGACGGATCGTACTCAAAACCAGTTGGACAAGTTAGATGCAATGGCGGCACCGCTCCCATGCATCGATAGAAGGCATCACATCTTTCAGGGTCCGGGACAGTCCCGAATACACCGGGAGGACATAATTGTGGGGCTGCAGTCGTAGTTGTAGTTAATTCCGGAGTGGTAGTGACTTCCGGAGTTGTGGTAGTCGCTTCCGGAGTGGTAGTAGTTAGTTCCGGAGTGGTAGTAGTTAGTTCTGGAGTTGTAGTTAATTCCGGAGTGTTAGTAGTTAATTTCGGAGTTGTGGTAGTCGCTTCCGGAGTGATGGTGGTTAATTCCGGGGTAGAGGTAGTTAGTTCCGGAGTGGTAGTAGTTAGTTCCGGAGTCGTGGTAGTTATTTCCGGAGTTGTGGTAGTCAGTTCCGGAGTGGATGTAGTTAGTTCCGGAGTTGTGGTAGTTAATTCCGGAGTTGTGGTAGTTATTTTCGGAGTTGTGGTGGTGAGCTCCGGAGTTGAGGTAGTCAGTTCCGGAGTGGTAGTAGTTAGTTCCGGAGTGGTAGTAGTTAATTCCGGAGTTGTGGTTGTTTCGTCTGGTCTGTTTTCACCGTTATTTCCTAGCGTACAACCACCTTCAGCTATTTCCACACAACCCTGTAATAGAAAAAGCAAGTTTAGATATCTGTTTTCAAACAGAAAATATAAGCActtaatttgtataattaaaatactagtACATTTAATTGTACAAactatataatgtaaataatataactaattaaatcattatgtaaataaatattggtattCCAAGTTAGGCAGAATAGAGTTAGAACTTTCAAACTCTGTAAAAACTAGTACCAGCTATGTTCTATGCAAATGTTTCTTTCTCATAGATATCCCTGCTAATATTAtagatgcgaaagtaactctgtctgtctgtctgtctgttacgctttcacgtctaaaccactgaactgattttaataaaatttggcacaGAGTTACAGTTGACTTTGTAAAAGAACATAGGACAGTTTTTATCTAGGACTTtcgaagaattctcttggaaacgcgatatgaACAAACTCTACGCCGGCGAAGCCGCGGGAGGAAGCtagtttttatatacatatcttgtaaacatattttttagtCT
Coding sequences within:
- the LOC126054873 gene encoding metacaspase-3-like; the protein is MFVKIDLFLYSLVMLYCPQALLQPLDDLNDDTTTLVKISEVSNTEITEVNKLEDITEKTLKVTEIIQQIDVKENGQQIINKISDVVINNDPITETIKDTNDDLNNINTARISNNIKSTEDVDNTSLSWRSDKRIKKKISKERRAQNPPVSLRAENTKNSDESSNNTESDDPNIFLVINGENVNNISLDSNGLQIKADILINLKVSDSILLNKLINMTKTPYDIISNLLQINLTNIFLFLNPGNTSNTPMNTVNSRISHNPNINKNKVKKHKIILPTDDDPPIDIRFGSEDNNSITTDKNTNNILHITEKPNKNKDNLLSNILPGPLLDFDLPKIPVDGIFGAAANIFNGFK